In Leguminivora glycinivorella isolate SPB_JAAS2020 chromosome 20, LegGlyc_1.1, whole genome shotgun sequence, the following proteins share a genomic window:
- the LOC125236917 gene encoding uncharacterized protein LOC125236917 gives MTSSYQDQNQCYQTANIQKIFKDTNLSQLDQELDMTLNEIAKKKPPVAPRKYPEDEPKMSSIMAKVSKFEYYAKQQKIGRSQFYTANEIEISPKVFSSNSLTVNTPAKDVLGGKNLPNYMKNTEQKVIVLNENNTEKRPYANVALRNKNKIEDIVRNFDENSRNDFKLKKVNNDQKDNIYGKINNAKEEKSNLTNKEERKPCLPSAAFDRNPQYSPVYANSYDRSYDAENRRIRGN, from the exons atgacaagca GTTACCAAGACCAGAACCAATGTTACCAGACCGCAAACATCCAAAAAATCTTCAAAGACACCAACCTCTCGCAGCTCGACCAAGAACTAGACATGACTCTCAACGAAATAGCCAAGAAAAAACCCCCCGTCGCCCCCAGAAAATACCCAGAAGATGAACCCAAAATGTCCAGTATTATGGCTAAAGTATCCAAGTTTGAGTATTACGCAAAGCAACAGAAAATAGGTAGAAGCCAGTTTTATACCGCCAACGAAATAGAAATCTCCCCAAAAGTATTCAGTTCCAACTCCTTAACAGTGAACACGCCAGCTAAAGATGTACTAGGGGGGAAAAATCTACCGAATTATATGAAGAATACCGAGCAGAAGGTGATAGTACTTAATGAGAATAATACGGAGAAGCGGCCGTATGCGAATGTAGCTTTAAGAAATAAGAATAAAATTGAAGATATTGTGAGGAATTTTGATGAGAATTCAAGAAACGATTTTAAGCTTAAAAAG GTAAACAACGACCAAAAAGACAACATCTACGGCAAAATCAACAACGCGAAAGAGGAGAAAAGCAACCTCACGAACAAGGAAGAGAGGAAACCGTGTCTGCCCTCAGCGGCGTTTGATAGGAACCCGCAGTATTCGCCGGTGTACGCGAACAGCTATGATAGGAGCTATGACGCTGAGAACAGGAGGATCAGG GGAAACTAG